Proteins co-encoded in one Sebastes fasciatus isolate fSebFas1 chromosome 11, fSebFas1.pri, whole genome shotgun sequence genomic window:
- the LOC141776711 gene encoding uncharacterized protein LOC141776711 has protein sequence MARVCTIFFLLCVTCLLPSGVVESVSEVCRGARCFSSGQDWRGPCVGAHCQERTKETAAASRRQFHHSAQSRQAQVYPSYQQDAHFSHHQQAQSAPLAPYTIIQPQHGGFTQPDGTDGTRRTNPRTITAEVFHPGCAGGTCPTTGSHHHHQRATSDDTAAQRECKGIECKLPHRMRQKPSKPCVGDGCSMHAGDDSSPVHVTDRAAQFLDELPDFGSERGAWIQLTCDMKPGTNELPSEDALVLQLQLSKSQEKLVEALRGQQDEVKELQRLLSEQQGTLVNQQREILEQQTRMYEQMEQVKAQYNIMMDSIKQTSLQNIQGELDSHMETMSGQVRAHQAQQALSLHKVDMEASVMEVGRSLLTCGSCGPEEYCGFSSGHPRCEKCTICPAGFFLVAQCSVHADRICQDRDECLEIGDLCGDRQKCLNTPGGFRCQGMTEREVNSGLCGHGYFFNSDMDECQACYECDGEPVTSPCTFTADTVCTGPAAAAGDSALSLAWAGDVSLTGTKGKVLAHAFPSVQLYIEGRGDASLLSAEDGRLLLRQHGLVWLDENLSVSHGCRSFIQLCLRINSTDGSEGRDLSGVRIEQREGRSLQSVSISGVAEVAPDHMISLLLRSASHHCNQSSEGLQLYNPAAAPLSLFWLSHDTGAVAMTAQATVSAHYHTNYRPVFRTTSTSDPYVVGLTHDGRGIRFAESGTVRFVFQQALYSMGQACVSEGFQLLAYLNHNGTGMELCRTFKPGVHYRDTSLSLSGAAKVGSGDTLGFEILSPAQCNVRFFGDETGISILSLVWVPTALSSSLSASVSHTGLPSGAVRNKPLFFRQTSAQVSQMGLLGKGSTDQRRDFVFRESGTASLALDLKLIHSCNLVKVTLLRRTDPEGSGGGREAEGAQPVPLAQQVGGQMPEGSHWASVSLRASFQVHNGTAVFFTLDCVRGRVNQISYQTGSGVSILWVAA, from the exons ATGGCACGTGTCtgcaccatattttttttactctgtgtAACATGTTTGCTGCCAAGTGGAGTTGTTGAGAGCGTGTCTGAGGTGTGCAGAGGAGCGCGCTGCTTCTCCTCTGGTCAGGACTGGAGAGGACCGTGCGTCGGAGCGCACTGCCAGGAGCGCACAAAGGAGACAGCAGCAGCTTCCAGACGACAGTTCCACCACTCTGCACAATCCAGACAAGCACAAGTCTATCCAAGTTACCAACAGGACGCTCATTTCAGTCACCACCAACAAGCCCAGAGTGCACCATTAGCACCATACACCATCATCCAGCCCCAGCATGGAGGTTTTACGCAGCCAGATGGCACAGATGGCACCAGGAGGACGAACCCGAGGACCATCACTGCTGAGGTCTTCCATCCAGGCTGCGCCGGAGGTACCTGTCCGACTACAggctctcatcatcatcatcaacgtGCAACGAGTGATGACACTGCAGCGCAAAGGGAGTGCAAAGGGATTGAATGTAAACTTCCCCACAGGATGCGCCAGAAGCCCAGTAAGCCATGTGTTGGAGACGGTTGCAGTATGCATGCTGGAGACGACTCTTCACCGGTTCATGTGACCGACAGAGCGGCGCAGTTCTTGGATGAGCTGCCAGACTTTGGGTCGGAACGTGGCGCGTGGATACAGCTGACATGTGACATGAAACCAG GGACCAATGAGCTCCCCTCAGAGGACGCTCttgtgctgcagctgcagctctcCAAGAGCCAGGAGAAGCTGGTTGAGGCCCTCAGGGGCCAGCAGGACGAGGTCAAGGAGCTGCAGAGGCTCCTCAGTGAGCAGCAGGGGACGCTGGTCAACCAGCAGAGAGAGATACTGGAGCAGCAGACGAGGATGTATGAACAGATGGAGCAA gTTAAAGCCCAGTACAACATAATGATGGACAGCATCAAACAGACGTCTCTCCAGAACATCCAGGGGGAGCTAGACAGCCACATGGAAACCATGAGCGGGCAGGTCAGAGCCCACCAAGCACAGCAGGCTCTCTCTCTGCACAAGGTTGACATGGAGGCCAGCGTGATGGAG GTGGGGCGCTCCCTGTTGACCTGTGGGAGCTGCGGTCCTGAGGAGTACTGCGGCTTCAGCAGCGGTCATCCTCGCTGTGAGAAGTGTACCATCTGTCCTGCAGGCTTCTTCCTGGTCGCTCAGTGTTCAGTCCACGCAGACAGAATCTGCCAG GACAGAGATGAATGCCTTGAAATAGGTGATCTGTGTGGAGATCGACAGAAGTGTCTCAATACTCCAG GTGGATTCAGGTGCCAGGGCATGACAGAGCGAGAAGTCAACTCAGGATTGTGCGGCCACGGCTACTTCTTCAACTCGGACATGGACGAGTGTCAGGCCTGTTACGAGTGCGACGGAGAACCCGTGACTTCACCTTGTACCTTCACCGCGGACACCGTCTGCACcggccctgctgctgctgctggcgacAGCGCCCTCTCTCTGGCCTGGGCGGGAGACGTGAGCCTGACTGGCACAAAAGGTAAAGTCCTGGCTCACGCCTTCCCTAGCGTGCAGCTCTACATCGAGGGAAGAGGCGACGCGAGCCTCCTGTCCGCCGAGGACGGCCGCCTGTTGCTCAGGCAGCACGGTCTGGTCTGGCTGGATGAGAACCTCTCGGTGAGCCACGGCTGTCGCAGCTTCATCCAGTTGTGTCTGCGTATTAACAGCACAGACGGCTCGGAAGGTCGCGACCTCAGCGGCGTTAGGATCGAGCAGCGGGAGGGGAGGTCGCTCCAGAGCGTCAGCATCAGCGGGGTGGCAGAAGTCGCCCCGGATCACATGATCTCCCTCTTGCTCCGGAGCGCCAGCCACCACTGTAACCAAAGCAGTGAAGGTCTGCAGCTGTACAACCCTGCAGCAGCTCCGCTCAGTCTCTTCTGGCTCTCTCATGACACCGGGGCTGTTGCCATGACGGCACAGGCCACGGTGTCCGCACACTACCACACAAACTATCGCCCGGTGTTCcgcaccacctccacctccgaCCCTTACGTGGTGGGGCTGACTCATGATGGCCGTGGGATCCGGTTTGCAGAAAGTGGCACCGTGCGTTTTGTATTCCAGCAGGCGTTGTACTCCATGGGCCAGGCGTGTGTGAGCGAGGGCTTCCAGCTGCTGGCGTACCTCAACCATAACGGAACCGGCATGGAGCTGTGCCGTACCTTCAAACCAGGCGTCCACTATCGAGACACATCCTTATCTCTGTCTGGAGCGGCTAAAGTTGGCTCTGGGGACACGCTGGGCTTTGAGATCCTCTCTCCTGCTCAGTGCAACGTACGCTTCTTTGGCGACGAGACGGGCATCAGCATCCTCAGCTTGGTTTGGGTCCCCACcgctctgtcttcctctctgtctgcctccgTGTCTCACACCGGCCTTCCCTCGGGAGCAGTTCGAAACAAGCCGTTGTTCTTCCGTCAGACCAGCGCTCAGGTGTCCCAGATGGGGCTCCTGGGGAAGGGATCCACCGATCAGAGAAGAGATTTTGTCTTCAGGGAGAGCGGCACGGCCAGCTTGGCTCTCGATCTCAAACTCATTCACTCCTGCAACCTGGTCAAGGTGACTCTTCTCAGGCGAACTGATCCGGAGGGGTCAGGAGGAGGTCGGGAGGCAGAGGGAGCGCAGCCCGTACCTCTGGCCCAGCAGGTGGGTGGTCAGATGCCTGAGGGAAGCCACTGGGCCAGCGTTAGCCTGCGGGCGTCCTTCCAGGTTCATAACGGCACAGCGGTGTTCTTCACACTGGACTGCGTACGCGGACGAGTCAACCAGATCAGCtaccaaacaggaagtggagtGTCAATCCTCTGGGTGGCAGCATAA